From a region of the Butyrivibrio sp. AE3004 genome:
- a CDS encoding LysR family transcriptional regulator, which yields MELRHIRYFLTIAEEGSFTKAAEKLCIAQPPLSRQIRDLEEELNARLFVRKARGLALTEAGERFMQYARRIKQLSDQSMEDIREMREGLNGRLYLATVEGSAPSLLANWIAIFKKKYPLVEYEVWNGNSDDVIKRVLSGLNEIGIITLPYDEEGLDGRLIYNEPWVAIIPEDHPLAKEKGDKIELKKLAPYELIIPSRRSRRKEIEKWFEPLNCEPRIICRMAHMLNAYELTTKGVGIAIYPASAARYISKGVVIRQITKPDVSAGYVLVKSAGRDLSKVGEAFWNMVNEMYDKDNASFYQNTVL from the coding sequence ATGGAACTTCGGCACATCAGATACTTTCTTACAATTGCAGAAGAAGGCAGTTTTACCAAAGCAGCTGAAAAGCTCTGTATTGCTCAGCCACCCCTCAGCCGTCAGATACGTGATCTTGAGGAGGAGCTTAACGCCAGACTTTTTGTGAGAAAAGCAAGAGGCCTTGCGCTTACTGAAGCCGGTGAACGTTTCATGCAATATGCAAGGCGAATTAAACAGCTTTCGGATCAGTCCATGGAGGATATCAGGGAGATGAGGGAAGGCTTAAACGGAAGACTTTACCTTGCGACCGTTGAGGGATCAGCGCCTTCACTTTTGGCAAACTGGATTGCGATTTTTAAAAAGAAATACCCTCTTGTTGAATACGAAGTGTGGAATGGGAACTCTGATGATGTTATAAAAAGGGTCCTTTCCGGATTAAACGAAATAGGTATAATAACCTTGCCCTATGATGAAGAGGGACTCGATGGACGCCTCATTTACAATGAACCCTGGGTTGCCATTATTCCGGAGGATCATCCACTGGCTAAGGAAAAGGGCGATAAGATTGAACTGAAAAAGCTTGCTCCTTATGAACTTATTATTCCTTCACGCAGATCACGCAGAAAGGAAATTGAGAAATGGTTTGAACCATTAAACTGTGAACCCAGGATAATCTGCCGCATGGCACATATGTTAAATGCATATGAGCTTACGACAAAAGGTGTGGGGATTGCAATTTATCCGGCATCTGCTGCCAGGTACATAAGTAAAGGTGTAGTGATCAGACAAATCACAAAGCCGGATGTTTCAGCAGGGTATGTTCTTGTTAAGAGCGCAGGACGGGATCTTTCCAAGGTGGGAGAGGCATTTTGGAATATGGTGAATGAGATGTACGATAAAGATAACGCATCTTTTTATCAAAATACAGTACTGTAA
- a CDS encoding MarR family winged helix-turn-helix transcriptional regulator — protein MFDYAINHIYDKLRLHFFMKVYSRFENREATLTTVETFSMEVIMAMEEPTVAEFAKMLNISSPNAAHRVKCLMQKGYVEKVQSKDDGREYHLRPTKKYLDFAKINQDYLKILMKRVEKRFSPEDYKKLNEMLDIINNELMPELDLAAFKDAPF, from the coding sequence ATGTTTGATTATGCTATAAACCATATTTATGATAAACTTCGTCTTCATTTTTTTATGAAGGTGTACTCCAGATTTGAAAACAGGGAAGCAACTCTTACTACTGTTGAAACCTTCAGTATGGAAGTTATTATGGCTATGGAAGAGCCTACTGTTGCGGAATTTGCAAAAATGCTCAATATCTCATCACCCAATGCTGCACACAGAGTGAAATGCCTTATGCAAAAGGGGTATGTTGAAAAAGTTCAGTCCAAGGATGACGGAAGAGAGTATCATCTTCGTCCTACCAAGAAGTACCTGGACTTTGCCAAGATAAATCAGGACTATCTGAAGATCCTTATGAAGAGAGTTGAAAAGAGATTTTCTCCCGAGGACTACAAGAAACTCAATGAGATGCTTGATATAATCAACAATGAACTTATGCCGGAGCTTGATCTTGCGGCATTTAAGGATGCACCGTTTTAA
- a CDS encoding extracellular solute-binding protein: MHMKKRMIIAATFSLFIILMMVGFYNMRFSQPDKEISQEQLVIVSPHPVEFIKPLINEFESGTGIKCKVTQCGTAKALEAIREDENIDILWGGSILSVGENEGVFLPYKTSNTYYFGEEFKNPGEGITCFSEVPSIIMVNSDLAGDITIDGYEDLLKPELKGKIAFADPSKSSSSFEHLTNMLYDMGDGNPENGWDFVEKFIGQLDGELSDSSSRVYEGVSSGKYYVGLTFEEAAVTMIKKNKHVKIVYMSEGVLLSPDGIYINSKTRNEENARRFVDFMTAYDTQNFISKKLGRRSIRTDIEDSELVKPRKELNKIKVDKETVACKKQEWIEKFSAMMQ, translated from the coding sequence ATGCATATGAAAAAGAGAATGATAATTGCAGCGACCTTCAGTTTATTTATCATACTGATGATGGTCGGTTTTTATAATATGAGATTTTCGCAACCGGATAAGGAGATAAGCCAGGAGCAGCTGGTAATAGTATCACCTCATCCGGTTGAGTTTATAAAGCCTCTTATAAATGAATTTGAGAGTGGGACCGGTATTAAATGTAAGGTTACCCAGTGTGGTACGGCGAAGGCACTCGAAGCGATACGTGAGGATGAAAACATTGATATTCTCTGGGGTGGTTCGATTTTAAGTGTCGGAGAAAATGAGGGCGTTTTTTTGCCTTATAAGACTTCGAACACTTATTATTTTGGAGAAGAATTCAAAAATCCCGGGGAAGGCATTACATGTTTTTCAGAGGTCCCCAGCATAATTATGGTCAATTCGGATCTTGCGGGGGACATTACAATTGATGGCTATGAAGATCTTTTAAAACCTGAACTTAAAGGAAAGATTGCCTTTGCGGATCCTTCAAAGTCATCCTCTTCATTTGAACATCTGACTAATATGCTGTATGACATGGGAGACGGCAATCCTGAAAACGGCTGGGATTTTGTAGAGAAATTTATAGGACAGCTGGATGGAGAACTTTCCGACTCTTCATCCCGTGTCTATGAAGGCGTATCTTCCGGAAAATATTACGTTGGCCTTACCTTCGAAGAAGCGGCAGTCACGATGATAAAAAAGAATAAGCATGTCAAAATCGTGTATATGTCCGAGGGGGTTCTGCTGTCACCTGACGGAATTTATATAAACAGTAAGACAAGGAATGAGGAAAACGCCAGGCGATTTGTGGATTTTATGACTGCCTATGACACTCAGAATTTTATCTCAAAAAAACTCGGCAGAAGAAGCATACGGACCGATATTGAGGATTCGGAGCTTGTTAAACCAAGGAAAGAGCTCAATAAGATTAAGGTGGATAAAGAGACGGTAGCCTGTAAAAAACAGGAATGGATAGAAAAATTCAGCGCAATGATGCAATAA
- a CDS encoding sensor histidine kinase has protein sequence MSKEIKSFQENIRRTFILYSITPVIAVVFTAIILFVFTWSIYIGSANRGDNLSIGNEISGILNDCYAMVFDSEKAMLKNKNNIESAGSDLFKALYDYTEKYEDIGKLILITPDRKVLFSSDGDVPECLIEDEYSNWGVWNRIKASPEKTLTVLYDKTLYVVRGIYNNQGLSYAIIYEVPSSSISDIIYKRNRYCTITDSNGWVYLNNTQGLTDEFGQINGIFEGNLGIAGIDGTKYMCYESKLPEGLMIYTFSDITGYLRIMLIISAVIAVIFMAIIIIAFRSTATSSEIYTRDVKKIEDAFEAVSNGDLEVGLKIDSSKEFQIIGNDFNKMLDSLKTQIDENRELAENVAFAQVKRLESQFDPHFLFNTLDNIRFMAKIDADAADKMIVSLSGLLRYSIRETKEEVTIREDLDNLQYYLNILQIRFNKRFAYDINVPEDIRDLLIPKLLIQPLLENAVKYGFGEKEKLTVNINGYQHQGKLIFICEDDGVGIDDETLAGIKLKLIDLNTEQQHIGIYNIHKRIKLMYKGDYGLDITSKKGEGTTVRLVLPIRTI, from the coding sequence ATGAGTAAGGAAATAAAATCCTTTCAGGAAAATATCAGGCGTACCTTCATATTGTATTCAATTACCCCGGTTATCGCTGTGGTTTTTACGGCAATCATACTTTTTGTATTTACCTGGAGCATCTACATAGGCTCTGCTAACAGGGGAGATAATCTTAGTATAGGTAATGAGATCAGTGGTATTTTAAATGACTGTTATGCAATGGTTTTTGATTCTGAAAAGGCCATGCTCAAAAACAAAAATAATATAGAGAGCGCAGGTAGCGATCTTTTTAAAGCTCTATACGATTACACTGAAAAGTATGAGGATATAGGAAAACTGATTCTTATCACACCTGACAGAAAGGTCCTCTTTTCCAGCGATGGGGATGTGCCGGAATGTCTCATTGAAGATGAGTATTCAAACTGGGGAGTGTGGAACAGGATAAAAGCAAGTCCTGAAAAAACACTCACCGTTTTATATGATAAAACGTTGTACGTTGTACGAGGAATATACAATAACCAGGGACTGTCCTATGCGATAATATATGAGGTTCCCTCAAGCTCTATTTCAGATATTATCTACAAAAGAAACAGATATTGTACTATAACGGATTCAAACGGATGGGTTTATCTTAATAATACACAGGGGCTTACTGATGAATTCGGACAGATAAACGGGATTTTTGAAGGGAATCTCGGAATTGCCGGGATAGATGGTACAAAGTACATGTGCTATGAAAGCAAACTCCCGGAAGGCCTTATGATTTACACTTTTTCAGATATTACAGGTTATCTTCGGATCATGCTGATAATATCTGCCGTGATAGCTGTCATATTTATGGCAATCATCATTATTGCTTTCAGAAGCACGGCAACAAGCTCTGAAATCTACACACGTGATGTTAAAAAGATTGAGGATGCCTTCGAGGCTGTTTCAAACGGTGATCTTGAGGTGGGGCTTAAAATAGACAGTAGTAAAGAGTTTCAGATTATCGGCAATGATTTTAATAAGATGCTTGACAGTTTAAAAACGCAGATTGACGAAAACCGTGAGCTTGCGGAAAATGTTGCATTCGCTCAGGTTAAGCGTCTTGAGAGTCAGTTTGATCCGCATTTTCTTTTTAATACACTTGATAATATCAGATTCATGGCGAAAATCGATGCGGACGCTGCAGATAAAATGATAGTCTCTCTATCCGGGCTTTTGAGATACAGCATAAGAGAAACCAAGGAAGAGGTGACTATCAGAGAGGATCTTGATAATCTTCAATACTATCTGAATATTTTGCAGATAAGATTCAACAAGCGTTTTGCTTACGATATAAATGTTCCTGAGGATATCAGGGATTTGCTGATCCCCAAGCTACTGATCCAGCCTCTTTTGGAAAATGCGGTTAAGTACGGTTTTGGCGAAAAGGAAAAGCTTACAGTAAATATTAACGGATATCAGCATCAGGGAAAGCTGATATTTATATGTGAGGATGACGGTGTTGGAATCGATGATGAAACGCTGGCAGGTATCAAGCTTAAGCTGATCGATCTTAATACCGAACAACAGCATATTGGTATTTATAACATACATAAGAGAATAAAGCTGATGTATAAAGGGGATTACGGTCTTGATATCACAAGTAAGAAAGGCGAAGGAACTACAGTCAGACTGGTCCTTCCGATAAGGACCATATAA
- a CDS encoding response regulator transcription factor encodes MYRVLIAEDEDIIRKGIAYTMDWISMGCTIIGEAANGKEGIEQIKALSPDIVLTDIMMPVVDGIEMIKKGQDIAVFKSIIMTSYADFEYAKQAIELGVSAYLMKPVDEAELRSSVEKITAEIEKDRQLRQLTEKMKTADDFDALFIKSDKDNDYVQQILLSTKERFADKISMETFSEEFGVSASYLSRKFKEATGQTYIDFLNRYRIQKAVKLLETGTYKIYEVSELTGFSDYKYFSTVFKKYTDSSPSDFVN; translated from the coding sequence ATGTACAGAGTCTTAATAGCTGAGGATGAAGACATCATTCGTAAAGGAATTGCATATACGATGGATTGGATTTCCATGGGGTGCACGATCATAGGTGAAGCCGCTAACGGCAAAGAAGGCATTGAACAGATAAAAGCGCTTTCACCTGATATTGTTCTGACAGATATCATGATGCCTGTTGTTGATGGTATTGAGATGATAAAAAAAGGTCAGGATATCGCTGTTTTTAAATCCATTATTATGACAAGCTATGCAGATTTTGAGTATGCAAAACAGGCAATAGAGCTTGGTGTTTCCGCTTATCTGATGAAGCCTGTGGATGAAGCTGAACTAAGAAGCAGTGTTGAGAAAATAACCGCAGAAATAGAGAAAGACAGACAGCTTCGCCAACTTACTGAAAAGATGAAAACAGCAGATGACTTTGATGCCTTATTTATAAAGAGTGATAAGGATAATGATTATGTTCAGCAGATACTTCTCTCAACAAAGGAGCGGTTTGCTGACAAGATCAGTATGGAGACCTTTTCGGAGGAATTTGGTGTTTCGGCCAGTTACCTCTCCAGGAAGTTCAAGGAAGCGACCGGGCAGACTTATATAGATTTTTTGAACAGGTATCGTATACAGAAGGCTGTAAAACTCCTTGAAACCGGTACCTACAAGATTTACGAGGTTTCAGAGCTCACAGGCTTTAGTGATTACAAGTATTTCAGTACGGTTTTTAAAAAGTACACTGACAGTTCGCCCTCTGACTTCGTAAATTGA
- a CDS encoding mechanosensitive ion channel family protein, producing MGENSLFMDNAFHILSIVVFCIVLLTVINIVKNKVLSIKILHRKYMLQLAQLIIIVLCILRVTNILNPSLNLRSILLTGSAVIVAIVGFAAQTAIADVICGFLISIHKPFEIGDRIIIDGLDPGIVEDITLRHIVVAIYDGLKIIVPNSQLNSKTVTNFSYKNKERNGVHLQYSVSFDTDVQKAMDIIRDCVAESPYTLGAQRNGVMEDSGPVYFLKFADSALLLDTTIFVQKGTSTYVATTDVNIRVNEAFKKNGIEIPYNYLNVIEMEQTKQDAPIQEKIRKTLPERRHYRTNNIRLTGDDADVQKATELSGHFSDRQRLVPKDAKLIELLTEESLSLFKTLVGAAKANMWIEGSGYEFRIHISLNTRIGTDEYKRLLAVSSTGRNEAFKGVAGHIFDAMMRGVQAVDSSDNNQKFVWDMNSKEITQDELSESILGAFASGIKISVTKENVEFIVEKAREDKKS from the coding sequence ATGGGCGAAAATTCTTTGTTTATGGATAATGCATTTCATATATTGAGTATTGTAGTGTTCTGTATTGTTTTATTAACGGTAATCAATATCGTAAAAAACAAGGTTTTGTCCATTAAAATTCTTCATAGAAAATACATGCTTCAGCTTGCACAGCTCATAATAATCGTACTGTGCATCTTAAGAGTGACCAACATTTTAAATCCTTCACTTAACCTGCGTAGTATACTTCTTACAGGTTCTGCTGTAATTGTTGCAATTGTCGGCTTTGCGGCACAGACCGCTATTGCTGATGTTATCTGCGGTTTTCTGATAAGTATCCACAAGCCCTTTGAGATCGGGGACAGAATAATAATAGATGGTCTTGATCCGGGGATAGTTGAGGATATCACACTAAGGCACATTGTTGTTGCAATCTACGACGGTCTTAAGATCATTGTTCCAAACAGTCAGCTTAATTCAAAAACAGTTACCAATTTTAGCTATAAAAATAAAGAACGAAACGGAGTCCATCTTCAATATTCAGTCAGCTTTGATACTGATGTACAAAAGGCAATGGACATAATAAGAGATTGCGTTGCCGAAAGTCCGTATACTCTCGGCGCTCAAAGAAATGGTGTTATGGAAGATTCGGGTCCCGTATATTTTTTGAAATTTGCTGACAGTGCATTACTTTTGGATACAACTATTTTTGTTCAAAAAGGAACAAGTACCTACGTAGCAACGACCGATGTAAATATTCGTGTAAATGAAGCGTTTAAGAAAAATGGAATTGAGATTCCATACAATTATCTTAATGTTATCGAGATGGAACAAACTAAGCAGGATGCTCCCATACAGGAAAAAATCAGAAAAACATTACCGGAGAGAAGACACTATAGAACAAATAACATAAGGTTAACCGGCGATGATGCCGATGTACAAAAAGCTACGGAACTGTCAGGACATTTTTCGGATAGGCAGAGACTGGTACCCAAAGATGCCAAACTGATAGAGCTTTTGACCGAGGAATCGTTATCACTTTTTAAAACTCTGGTCGGTGCAGCCAAAGCCAATATGTGGATTGAGGGAAGCGGATACGAATTCAGAATCCATATCAGTCTTAATACCAGGATAGGTACAGATGAATATAAGCGTCTTCTTGCTGTTTCCAGTACTGGTAGAAATGAAGCCTTTAAGGGAGTGGCGGGACATATCTTTGATGCTATGATGCGCGGCGTTCAGGCGGTTGACAGCAGCGACAATAATCAGAAATTTGTCTGGGATATGAATAGCAAGGAGATAACCCAGGATGAGCTCAGCGAGTCAATCCTCGGAGCATTTGCAAGCGGAATAAAAATCAGTGTTACGAAGGAAAACGTTGAGTTCATAGTTGAAAAGGCAAGGGAAGATAAAAAATCCTGA
- a CDS encoding ABC transporter substrate-binding protein, translated as MKKKLALVLAGVMTLSLIGCGGGAGNDAPAATNETSTEKAEEKAAETTEAADTTETTEETASEDAAATEVGGMEELIEAAKADGELVVYGSCEEEYLAAACEHFEELYGIKVQYQRLSTGEVQSKIEEENGNPSGDVWFGGTTDPYNVSASEGLLEAYEAQNASHLISDTYRDKDGYWYGIYKGILGFMVNKDELERKGLDEPADWKDLLDEKYKGLIWLSNYNTAGTAKLVINTMIQKYGHDEGIQYLVDLDKNIEVYTKSGSGPSKNIGTGECTIGIGFLHDGITQIVDNGYGNIGLIIPSTGTSFEVGATAIFKGCAHPNAAKLWIEYALSPDCVELAAQNGSYQFLVIDNAKQPEVAAEYGLDPENVMDYDFEDAKQNTETYIEEVMNALGSAADDRFQTE; from the coding sequence ATGAAAAAGAAATTAGCATTGGTATTGGCGGGAGTTATGACACTTAGCCTCATCGGATGTGGAGGCGGTGCAGGAAATGATGCACCTGCAGCTACGAATGAGACAAGCACGGAAAAGGCAGAAGAGAAAGCTGCTGAGACAACAGAGGCAGCAGATACAACAGAAACTACAGAAGAAACTGCTTCAGAGGATGCAGCAGCTACAGAAGTCGGAGGAATGGAAGAACTGATCGAAGCTGCTAAGGCTGACGGCGAACTGGTTGTTTACGGTTCCTGCGAAGAGGAGTATCTGGCAGCAGCATGTGAGCATTTTGAAGAGCTCTACGGAATCAAGGTTCAGTATCAGCGCCTTTCAACAGGTGAGGTACAGAGTAAGATCGAAGAAGAGAACGGCAATCCTTCAGGTGATGTATGGTTTGGCGGCACAACAGATCCTTACAATGTATCAGCAAGTGAGGGTCTTCTTGAAGCATATGAGGCTCAGAATGCAAGCCACCTTATAAGTGACACATATCGTGACAAGGATGGATACTGGTATGGTATCTACAAGGGAATCCTTGGATTTATGGTTAACAAGGATGAGCTTGAGCGCAAGGGACTTGATGAGCCTGCAGACTGGAAGGATCTTCTTGATGAGAAATATAAGGGACTCATCTGGCTTTCAAACTACAACACAGCAGGAACAGCTAAACTTGTTATCAATACAATGATCCAGAAATACGGACATGATGAAGGTATTCAGTATCTTGTAGATCTCGATAAGAACATCGAAGTTTATACAAAGTCCGGTTCAGGCCCTTCCAAGAATATTGGAACAGGCGAGTGTACAATCGGTATCGGTTTCCTTCATGATGGAATTACACAGATTGTTGACAATGGCTATGGCAATATCGGTCTTATCATTCCTTCAACAGGAACTTCCTTCGAAGTAGGTGCTACAGCAATCTTCAAGGGTTGTGCACATCCCAATGCTGCTAAGCTTTGGATTGAGTATGCTCTTTCACCTGATTGCGTAGAGCTTGCTGCTCAGAACGGTTCTTATCAGTTCCTGGTAATTGATAATGCTAAGCAGCCTGAAGTAGCAGCTGAGTATGGTCTTGATCCTGAAAATGTTATGGATTATGACTTCGAAGACGCTAAACAGAACACCGAGACATATATTGAAGAAGTTATGAATGCACTCGGAAGTGCTGCTGATGATCGTTTCCAGACGGAATAA
- a CDS encoding ABC transporter permease — translation MAKSQSASLDRKKLMADPIMVTTIVLLVAFLTIFILYPLAILLVDSFISDNGFTLDIFKRVMGLANFRRAITNTLKVGFLVGIASALIGLLFAYVEVYVKLRTKFMGGLFKVVSMLPVVSPPFVLSLSMIMLFGKAGIITRFLLKIYDNSVYGFWGIAIVQTLTFFPVCYMMLKGLLKNIDPSLEEAARDMGASRFKVFMTVTLPLILPGLGNAFLVTFIESIADFANPMIIGGSYDTLATTIYLQITGAYDKEGAAAMAVVLLGITLLMFVVQKYYLEAKSTATLSGKASRERMLITDKSVTVPLTILCSALAIFVIMMYICVPFGAMFKTWGYDFHLTFKWFGQVFTKYKGLKAFKDSFILSLISAPITALLSMIISYLVVKRKFKSKGFIEAVSMLAMAVPGTVLGIGYIRGFSGGIFGTGILQSLYGTGAILVIVFIVRSLPTGTRSGISALRQIDKSIEESAYDMGADSFKVFMTVTLPLIKDSFLSGFVTSFVRSITAISAIILLVTPSYLLITVQINEFAEKGSYGIACAFATILIIITYSAVLIMNLLMKFFGTSRKVDLDD, via the coding sequence ATGGCTAAGAGTCAAAGTGCCAGTCTGGATAGAAAAAAACTCATGGCAGACCCGATAATGGTTACTACCATTGTACTGTTGGTTGCTTTTCTTACAATCTTTATTCTTTACCCGCTTGCAATATTGCTGGTGGACAGTTTCATTTCGGATAACGGATTTACACTGGATATTTTTAAAAGAGTAATGGGGCTTGCCAATTTCAGACGGGCTATAACAAATACACTTAAGGTAGGATTTCTGGTGGGCATCGCATCAGCTCTCATAGGACTTCTTTTTGCCTATGTTGAAGTTTATGTAAAGCTCAGAACAAAATTTATGGGTGGACTTTTCAAGGTGGTTTCAATGCTTCCTGTAGTATCACCGCCCTTTGTTTTATCACTTTCAATGATAATGCTTTTTGGAAAAGCCGGTATCATTACAAGATTTTTATTAAAAATCTATGACAACAGTGTCTACGGTTTCTGGGGTATAGCAATAGTTCAGACACTTACATTTTTCCCTGTATGTTACATGATGCTCAAGGGACTTTTGAAAAATATCGATCCGTCACTTGAAGAAGCGGCGAGAGATATGGGAGCATCAAGATTTAAGGTATTTATGACAGTAACGCTGCCGCTCATCCTTCCGGGTCTCGGAAATGCGTTTCTTGTTACCTTCATCGAGTCAATTGCCGATTTCGCAAACCCGATGATCATCGGTGGTTCATATGATACACTTGCAACCACTATTTACCTGCAGATTACAGGTGCCTATGACAAAGAGGGTGCAGCCGCAATGGCGGTAGTTCTTCTTGGGATAACACTTCTGATGTTTGTTGTTCAGAAATATTATCTGGAGGCAAAGAGTACCGCAACACTTTCAGGAAAAGCTTCAAGAGAACGTATGCTTATCACTGATAAGAGTGTTACCGTACCGCTCACTATCCTTTGCTCCGCACTTGCAATTTTCGTAATAATGATGTATATATGCGTACCTTTTGGTGCGATGTTCAAGACCTGGGGATATGATTTCCACCTTACCTTTAAATGGTTTGGCCAGGTATTCACAAAATATAAGGGACTTAAGGCCTTTAAGGACAGCTTTATTCTGTCACTTATCTCAGCTCCGATAACCGCTCTATTGTCCATGATCATTTCTTATCTCGTGGTAAAGAGAAAGTTTAAGTCAAAAGGCTTCATTGAAGCAGTTTCCATGCTTGCAATGGCGGTTCCCGGAACAGTACTCGGCATAGGATATATCAGAGGCTTTTCAGGTGGTATTTTCGGAACAGGAATTCTTCAGAGTCTTTATGGAACAGGTGCAATTCTTGTTATCGTGTTCATAGTACGAAGCCTTCCTACAGGTACACGAAGCGGTATTTCTGCTCTCAGACAGATTGATAAGAGTATTGAAGAATCTGCTTACGATATGGGTGCTGACAGCTTTAAAGTATTTATGACAGTAACACTTCCGCTTATCAAGGATAGCTTCCTCAGCGGTTTTGTAACATCCTTTGTACGTAGTATTACTGCTATCAGTGCGATCATCCTGTTGGTAACACCTTCTTATCTGCTGATCACGGTTCAGATCAACGAGTTTGCGGAAAAAGGTTCCTACGGAATTGCCTGCGCCTTTGCGACAATCCTTATCATCATCACATACAGTGCGGTCCTTATTATGAATCTTCTTATGAAATTCTTCGGAACAAGCCGCAAGGTGGATCTGGATGATTAA
- a CDS encoding ABC transporter ATP-binding protein — protein sequence MSKEKKGVRLEHISKIYKDPKTGKDFYAVKDQNLEIEPGSFVTLLGPSGCGKTTTLRMIAGFESPDEGEIYLGGEPINALTPNKRDTAMVFQSYALLPHYNIFDNVAYGLKLRKMDAATIKRKVTDILALVGLEGMENRMTNQLSGGQQQRVALARALVIEPGVLLFDEPLSNLDAKLRVSMRTEIRRIQQEAGITAIYVTHDQSEAMAISDKVIIMNKGLVEQVATPQEAYYYPKSKFVADFIGECNFLKAKVTAQDQVDVNGHSIKCATGSLFVGAECNMVLRPEGATLSDTGIVKGLVEYSCFMGAYQDYHIKIGENLVKIQEYNPKNKKIYKVGDEVYLNFEDNTLYAL from the coding sequence ATGTCAAAAGAGAAAAAGGGTGTACGCCTTGAACATATATCAAAAATTTATAAAGATCCTAAAACAGGAAAGGATTTTTATGCAGTAAAGGATCAGAATCTTGAGATTGAACCCGGCAGCTTTGTAACCCTGCTTGGTCCTTCAGGATGTGGTAAAACAACAACTCTTCGTATGATAGCGGGCTTTGAGTCTCCTGATGAGGGAGAGATTTACCTTGGCGGTGAGCCTATAAATGCGCTCACACCCAATAAGCGTGATACAGCCATGGTTTTCCAGAGCTATGCACTGCTTCCTCATTACAACATTTTTGATAACGTTGCTTATGGACTTAAGCTTCGCAAGATGGATGCTGCAACAATAAAGAGAAAGGTTACTGATATTCTTGCACTTGTAGGTCTTGAAGGTATGGAAAACCGTATGACAAACCAGCTTTCAGGCGGACAGCAGCAGAGAGTAGCTCTTGCGAGAGCGCTTGTAATTGAGCCGGGTGTACTTCTTTTTGATGAACCTCTCTCAAACCTGGATGCAAAGCTTCGTGTTTCCATGCGTACAGAGATCAGAAGAATCCAGCAGGAAGCAGGTATAACAGCTATTTACGTAACTCATGACCAGTCAGAGGCAATGGCTATTTCCGATAAGGTCATCATAATGAACAAGGGACTGGTTGAGCAGGTGGCAACACCTCAGGAAGCTTATTACTATCCTAAGAGCAAATTTGTGGCTGATTTCATAGGTGAGTGTAATTTCCTGAAGGCAAAGGTTACAGCTCAGGATCAGGTGGATGTAAATGGTCACAGCATAAAGTGTGCAACCGGCAGTCTCTTTGTTGGAGCAGAGTGCAACATGGTTCTTCGTCCTGAGGGTGCAACCCTTTCCGATACAGGTATAGTTAAGGGACTTGTTGAATATTCATGTTTCATGGGAGCTTATCAGGATTATCACATTAAGATTGGTGAGAACCTGGTTAAGATTCAGGAATATAATCCGAAAAATAAGAAGATTTACAAAGTCGGCGATGAGGTTTATCTTAACTTTGAGGATAACACATTGTACGCATTATAA